The sequence ACCTTATGCCTGATGAATTATATCCACTGCGACTCAGAATAGGCTAAaaatgtggtaaaacagacaataaataaatacagaaatgaatATTTTTGGAATGCAATATTTGCCGTGACTTGACATTCATAAAGTCTACACTAAAAACAAGCAGGTAAATAAAAGCTGCAGAGTATGCTCCCATGTTACAGAAGAAACTGAAAAACTTCATAAACTACACATAACATATATGCAACCTACAAAAGGATGTAAATGTATAACAGTGCTAGGCAGAATTTGGAGAATCTGAAAGCTCCTTTACCTATAAGTATTTCTCGGTAGGTACAGGTGGGATGGGTGGGATCTCAGTGGGAGTGACTGTTTTTTTCTAGCCAGCCCTTACAGCACATTGTCTACATTCCTAAACAGAAGTGAAGGCAAGCATTTGTGGAGAAGCCACTCTGTCATACTGACGGCTTCTTTTACAGCTACAAAAGTGGGAATAATACTGCTGCAGGACTGCAGGGCTTTAACCTGCTACTGACCGCTGCAGCATGGACAGTGCAGGAAGAAAAGTGGTAGTCTGTGACAATGGCACTGGGGTAAGCGGACTTTACCTTTTACTGGGAGTGGGAGAATGCTAGGTGTTTTGCATAGATTTAACTGTATGGATAGGCTTCCAAGCGTGATAGTAAAACCATATTTACTAAATATGTCCAGAAGTCTGTTGGTTTAAATAAGACAtcttaatattacatttaagcTCATGGACACTGTAATACACCCCAATGCTCAATGTCAATTAATTTAGAACAtgcaattatttttaatttaataatgaagttaatttattacatttattatttacactggACCCATTATGAACAAATTCAGGACTTCCAGGCTGTGTTTCAGTAAGAGGAGATATGCAGGGCGTTTCTGTGCTCTGTTTGAACTTGTTTTGTGAGGAAACTTGGATTATGTCATGACCTTAAAAGGTGGTACAGAACAATTAGGCACTGCTATTGGTCCCAAATCGGGAAGTGTTGTTAAACCATCCATACTGTGTTCATTACACTAAAAAGGGTGCAACCTGTGGTAACCTGGGTAACCTGTGACGCCTGTTGTTGTATTTTTGCAACAATATTGTATGCATGTATACTTAAACTATTCTAATCTCTTTTTAATAGTCACACTTAATCTCAAAAGCAtgatagataaaaataaaatacatgcatttttacataatcctgCAAGAACAACTTAAAATACTGTAaagaaatatacaaaatattgcAAATACGGAACACtatatttatttgcttttaggGAGCAGGACTTTCCAGGGCTTCTTTTTTACagtctgtgtttaaataattcttATCAAGTTTAATGATTTATAAATCTGGTGATTGGGTACGGCAAAGGAACTAACTGACTTCCTCCTAGTGTTGATCAAACAACTCATAAATAATTTTAACAGTATATATGGGTGTATTATCATCcagatatacaccgaccaggcataacattatgagcactgacaggtgaagtaaataacactgattatctcgtcatcacggcacctgttagtgggtgtgatatattaggcagcaagtgaacatttgatcgtcatagttgatgtgttagaagcaggaaaaatgggcaagcgtgaggatttaagcgagtttgacaagggccaaattgtgatggctagacgactgggtcagagcatctccaaaactgcagctcttgttgggtgttcctggtccaaggaagaaacagtggtaaaccggcgacagggtcatgggcggccaaggctcattgatgcatgtggggagtgaaggctggcccatgtggtccaatacaatccaacagacgaactactgtagctcaaattgctgaagaagttaatgctggttctgataaaaggtgtcagaatacacagtgcatcgcagttgaaggactgttttggcagcaaaaggaagaccaacacaatattaggaaggtggtcataatgttgtgcctcatcggtgtatatgggTGTATAATCATCCAGATATATCTATCTGGCTTGTTAGTGTGCAACCTGTTGACTGTTAAACAACCAAGCAGAGCAGTCCATGGACCAAATGATTTCCAAACGATTTGCTGTATCATTATGGAACACACACTATTCATCAAGGTTATTTCTTTATCTGTACTTTTGTGATGTTTAGCTACTATTATGTAAAGTGTCCGTCCTTCACTGTCAATGAGTTTTGACTTGCCACCACTGCTGATATATGCTGTTAAATGTTGATTACCTTTATAGAACTTGTGATTGCAATGGTGACTCTTTAAAGTTAACTTTATCTTTGtagtgtttctgttattttgttcaCCACCTATAACATTCCTTTCTTGTATTCATGGAATAAGGTGGTCAGCAATCTAACTTCAGAAAAACACTGCTGTGAAGCAACACAAACCACTGTGAGTGTGTAGGTGGACATGATCATTTTCAACTTAACACAATGCCTTTTTCATGCTGTACAAAAATAAGTTTTTGTGTGTTACGAATCACTTTATATAAACTTTTTCTTGACGTTTTAGTGCTTAGTTACTGCTGTGTTTTTCAAGCACACATTCATTCTGCAGACTGTGGAATGTGTGTTACACCACTCAGACAAGTCAGGGCATTTCTGATTCATGTCAGAGTGAAGAAAATAAGTCAACACCAAAGAAGTACTAAAGCACTAATAAACATGCTTTAAACTTGTTTTGTTTAAGTTTAAGAATGAGTTCTGTAACAagaatacaccaatcagccataacattaaaaccacctccttgtttctacactcaatgtccatttcatcagctccacttaccatatagaagcactgactgtagtccatctgtttctctacatgctttgttagccccctttaatgctgttcttcaatggtcaggactctcccaggaccactacagagcaggtattatttgggtggtggatcattctcagcactgcagtgacactgacatggtggtggtgtgttagtgtgtgttgtgttggtatgagtggataagatacagcagcgctgatggaggtttttaaacacctcactgtcactgctgtactgagaatagtccacaaaccaaaaatatatccagccaacagcgccccgtgggcagcgttctgtgaccactgatgaaggtctacaagatgaccaactcaaacagcagcaatagatgagcgatcgtcaatgactttacatctataaggtggaccagctaggtaggagtgtcttataaagtggacagtgagtggacacagtatttaaaaactccagaagtgctgctgtgtctgatccactcataccagcacaacacacactaacacaccaccaccatgtcattgttactgcagtgctgagaatgatccaccacctaaataatacctgctctgtggtggtcctgtgggggtcctgaccattgaagaacagggtgaaagcaggttaaaagggtatgtagagaaacagatggaccacagtcagtaattgtagaactgcaaagtgcttctatatggtaattggagctgataaaatggacagtgagtgtagaaacaaagaggtggttttaatgttatggctgatcagtgtatatgtataatacAAACCTCCAGaaaatctgtgatgtgttagttttcttgaacttttatttaattgacaaaagtacaaaaaagtcTTTCAAAGTTTTTCAccaattttattttgtgtatatttgaacaaattttaaatttgatgcctaaaacacactcaaaaaagttgagacatagGCGTgttcaccactgtgttccatcacctacctattaatgacttttttaatagtttaagaACTGGGACAGTTTTGCAGGTGGAATTTTcacccattcttgcttgacgcaagacttcagctgctccacagtctgtggtcactgttgtttgattttctttttgatgaCACGCTATACATTCTCactaggagacagatctggtctgctggcaggtcagtcaagcactAACAGTCTGTATTTAGAGCGCATGTGCGGAATGAGACCTGGCATCGTCTTGCTAAAATTACCATGGACTTCCTGGGAGAGACGTCACCTTagtggcagcatgtgtctctctaaaatcccaatatacacataAATAGTGCATTCACACATATGTTAATCATTCATgcagtgggcactgatgcatccCTATACCATTACAGATATTGGCTTTGGCACATTGCACTGATAAGTCTGGTtggtctttttcatctttggaGAATTTGAATATTTTGAAGTTTGAATCCAGCTAACCCCTGATTTTACAATATTGCTTATtaatgtatggtagatggtaaaagacctagATTATTTGCACTCCTGCATtgtgaaatgttctttttaatctGATTCACAATTTTATCATTAGGTTTGGCACGTAGTGGTAAGTCATATCCCATAAATGTTAGCAAAGAATGAGCCTTGGTAGATTCACCAATTATACCCAATCATAATTCCCTCACATGCAGCTCCCTTTGTCCTAACCTACAATAATGTGTAATACAATAAGACATAGAATATGTTGGTTGGTGATAACCAGgctaacacttttttgttcaaACCCAGTTTCAAAGTAACAGTACTTGCTCTTTAAAGTGTCAGTTCTCCTATCAGTTCTGTAAATTTTTTAACTTACGTTGTTTCCTTTTGTTGATTTGCAGTTTGTCAAGTGCGGTTATGCTGGGTCCAATTTTCCAGAGCACATCTTCCCAGCACTTGTTGGTCGCCCAGTCATACGCTCAGATACCAAAGTGGGAAATATTGTGATTAAGGCAAGTTTCATGTTCTTGGTAGTGTTTTCTTTTCTTAAGTGTTAAGAGAAATTTAGGAATGATGAAGTCTTTAAAACTAAATCAGACTGATTACCATTTAATGTACCCTTTATGCCCAAgtttatgtggacacccagccTTGAGCTTGTTGTACATCTTGTTCCAGAATCATGTGCATTATTATTAAGTTGCCCCCCTCATTTGCAGCCACAACAGGTTCTACTTTCATTCGTCAAAATTGTGACGAATTGTTgcatattcagtcaaaagagaacTTTTGAGGTAAGGAACTAATCTCAAAAGTAAATTCTCTTGTCAGGCCAATAAAGTTCTTAcacaaatcatgtctttaaagaCCTTGATCTGTCCACAGGGCTCAGTGATACAGAATCAGGAATAGGCCTCAAATTATACACCTCTGTATATGttttatacaaatatataatgtAGGTTACTTATACTGTAAACAATGTTCAAAAAAATTGAAGggctgttcacatacttttggccatattgtgtactTAAAATCAGACAGAAGTGCCAATTCAAGTATAATCTACATGAACTCAAACGACTCCTTAACAATTACAGGACCTAATGGTGGGAGATGAGGCAAGTGAATGCCGCTCTATGCTGGAGGTCTCCTACCCTATGGAGAATGGGATGGTGCGTAACTGGGAGGACATGCTCCACCTATGGGATCACACATTTGGACCAGAACGTCTAAACATCAACCCTTCAGATTGTAAGGTTTTGCTAACTGAGCCGCCACTAAACCCCTTGAAGAACCGTCAGAAGATCGCTGAGGTTATGTTCGAGACCTACAAGTTCCATGGCATTTACATTGCCATCCAGGCCGTGCTGACGCTTTATGCACAAGGTAAAATAGAAAACCACCAAAGCTCTGTTTGCTAAATCAGGATTTCATTTATATTTGCAATCAATAATATTCAGCCTCCTAATGAAAATAGGAATTTATAACTTTAAACTTTTCTTcagagctttttttattttgccctaAACGAAGTCTTTACCTGtaaatgcagcaaatgaacaaagacAACAGATGTTTTAGAGTAGTAGGAggttttgttaatactgccatgtcatGAATATTCAACCTCTACATAATATTGGAATATTCTGGAGTGGagaaatcagtcctggaatattctGGAGTGGagaaatcagtcctggaatattgTGGAGTAGCCTTCTCAGTTTTGCAGATTTAAAACCTATAGAAAATGTTTGGTGGGTTTTAAAGAAAGTTGTTGCAGCATAAGAGTCATCGAGCCTCAGTGAGTTGGAAGCTTTTGCATGACTCAGatgcttgttagcacttaccaaAATCACTTATTAGAGGTTTTCAAGGCAAACGcatgttccaccaagtactaaGACTGGGGGTAAAATATTAATGCACATTGATATTTTCAAAAGAAttagatgttttttatttcaactgaaaattatatttttaaatcaacTGAAGATTATGTTCTTACAACTGCTTGTATGcatcaataaatatatattttcattCAGTTCTATACAATCACAATTATACTTTTTAAGGTGAGGGGTTGAATATTTTCACAATTTACTTTTTTCATACAAGAATTTGAATAACAACATTTAAGAAAACCCCCACACTACACAAGTTGTTAAGAAATTAcccaaaatataataaacattaatgcCTGACCTGCAGTAGGTAATTGTTTAAACTGACTAAaactaatatataaatatgtaggAGACCACATACTATTAAGTACGTagtaagcaaaaataaaatgtatttttcccataagatgTGACTGCTAACCGGTCTGGGTAGcacaatgtatttttaatttaatgtatacagtggacccttgacttacgaatttaattgctTCTGaatccgaatgttcgctcactgtatatacgtatagaGAGAGGCGGTTGGAGTGAATttgttcgtgatgtcacgtgttttgtgactttctgttcgtaatccgaaatttgtttgtacgttaagttgaaaaagatcgtttgtaacccaaaatgttggTATGGTataccgttcgtaactcaagggtccactgtaattAATTTGTAAATTAATTATGCAGTTTTTGGTTAATTTAATGCTGCAAGTATTTAATTGTGGGTTTGTTTTAATAATATCAAATTGTCAATATCAGGATCACATTGTTCAGCAGTAGTTTGTTCATACTGAGCCTGTTATAACCTGTGCTAGTGTGCCTCAGGTCTCCTGACTGGTGTGGTGGTGGATTCAGGTGATGGTGTGACTCATATCTGTCCAGTATATGAAGGTTTCTCTCTCCCCCACCTCACTCGCAGACTGGACATTGCAGGTCGTGACATCACACGTTACCTCATCAAGGTGGGATACACAGTTTAACAGTCTGCCAATGATAGGCTAGCTACTTTAATAAGGTAGTTAGTAAAGCTACAAGTTATCTTATaaagaaggttttttttttctaattacaAGTATTAATTACATTAACTACTGTGTCTTTACTTAGCACTTAGGCTGAGCaataacatgcacttactaacTTTCTGTAgcatctaaataaaaaaaatgctaaaaatgtaaatgtaatgtttgttaatgtgtgtttgtccttATTAATGTTGTCACTGTCCCTATTCATGTCCCGGATAAGCTAAGTGTAGTCATtagcatttgcatttttgttTGTCTGAGTTAGTGGTTAGAGTAATTTAGTCTAGGGATCTGTTATATGTTTACagttagattagcattagctgTTAGGATAGCATAGTGTTAGCTTAGCCTTTGTTCTCCCCTGTTATTGTCACTTCTACTGTGTTTTGgtagtttgtaaataaacaTGTCTAGAACGTTTCTGCAAGTGTGTCCACCCCCATCCTTGAGCCCAGTGTTACAGGTTGAATCCTTGCCTTTGGTCATTGTCTGTCatcttgggtgcaagtacagagaagccttgatgcttgtcttcctcgagttctgggtggaggatcaagtcgagcgagactagtggctcaaaGGTTGTGTGGTACACAAACGTAGACCTCAAATGTAGTTTGGAGCTGGTctgttttggctttgtaggcgagcatcagtgttttaaactgaatgagtgcagctacaggaaaccagtgaagagaacacagcagtgggatgatgtggcagtgtttaggttggttaaaaaccaggcgagagcacctgccaggagggagttgcagtggtccagccgtgagattacaagtgactcaagaatctgagtggcttccatggactgaaaaatggacgaatcttcttcTTCACaatggaataaataaaacagattacATATTCACAAGCTACTTGGTTGAAAACTAACAGCATCACAACCTTGTTACAGAtatgtgattaaataaatagCTTTGTTTATTGTATCTCTGTTCCTGCCCAACATTGATGTCTGCTTTGTCTGAACTTGTTAAACACTTGCTCACATTTTCGTTGAGCAATATCGGTGAGGCCTCAAAGGTTGTTGTATTGTGCCAGTATGTTCAGTGTTTAGTGGGTGATGAACACAGCAGCTATAAATTCTGCACTCTTTTAATTTGTGGACCTATTTCCTTCTACATGCGCAGCTGTTGCTGCTGAGAGGCTACGCCTTCAACCACTCTGCTGACTTTGAGACGGTTCGGATGCTAAAGGAGAagctgtgttttgtgggttACAACATTGAACTGGAGCAGAAACTGGCCAATGAGACAACATTTCTGGTGGAGTCGTACGTGGTAATACACTCAAACATACAGTGCCTATTTTCGATTTTTCAAATGTATAGTGATAAACTTACACTAAAAACGTATTAAAACACCTGACaacaagcttgttggacaacccTGGAGTCCCTATACTATAACATCCATTCTTCTAGAAAACCCCTTCACTATcttagtgagtagagctttagACGGTCACTCGGAAGCTTGTGGTTTGAATTAGGCTTTATCATGCAGCCaattttgggcccttgagcaagccctCTAGCCATCTTGTCTCCAGGAGTGCCATACAATAACTGaccttaattaatatttatagaTTATTCTACACGATTTCCGAGTGTGTCTGTAGAAAATTGTGCTTGTGtagtcaaaaag is a genomic window of Trichomycterus rosablanca isolate fTriRos1 chromosome 4, fTriRos1.hap1, whole genome shotgun sequence containing:
- the zgc:101810 gene encoding actin-related protein 2-A; this translates as MFLDLMVGDEASECRSMLEVSYPMENGMVRNWEDMLHLWDHTFGPERLNINPSDCKVLLTEPPLNPLKNRQKIAEVMFETYKFHGIYIAIQAVLTLYAQGLLTGVVVDSGDGVTHICPVYEGFSLPHLTRRLDIAGRDITRYLIKLLLLRGYAFNHSADFETVRMLKEKLCFVGYNIELEQKLANETTFLVESYVLPDGRTVKVGGERFGAPEALFQPHLINVEGVGVAELLFNTIQAADIDLRADLYKHIVLSGGTTMYPGLPSRLEREIKQLYLERVLQGDTDKLTKFKIRIEDPPQRKHMVFMGGAVLANIMKDKESFWMTRAEYEEKGLKVLDKLGGGTR